The following DNA comes from Enterocloster bolteae.
CTGCGGAAGGCACCACACTTCGGGCATGGGGCGACATCCCTTCTTTCCAGCATTTCCTCTGTTGCCTCACTTATCTCCCTATCACAGCAGCCCACCCTTATCCTGGGGAACCTACGCCCCTCCACCACCTCTGGCCGGAACCTCCTATTGAATGCAATGTAATCAATCCATCCCTCACTGTCGAATATCCGGTGACTGTGCAGCTCCAACGCCTCCTTGTGCAAATCAAAGCCATACCTTGGATAATGCATCTCCTCCCTGCACCACACTTCCAGCGCCTCCAAGAGCCACGTCTCCCCATGCAGCCCAATGACCTGTTCCGCCAGCTGATACCAAAGGTCTTCCCTGATGTCCCCGATTTGCGTCTGGACCCCATTGCGCAGGGAACGTTTCTTTTGCCTCCCAAACCCGTCTGGTTCACTTATCCCAGTCCCGTACATGAAGCGGATGTCCTCAATACCAAGAGAAGGGATGTCGATGCCCGAGAGGGAATTGATTTGCCGTCTTTCCATGAAAATCCTCCTTTCCGGAATTAATCCGAGTTTTTGCACCTATTAATTTGAGTTTTTGCAATTAATCCGAGTTTTTGCCGAAAAAGCCCTTTTCACATGCAAAAACTTGAATTAATTCTAATTCAAAATGCAAAAACTCGGATTAATTCTAATTAATTCAAGGGTCTATGTTGTTGTGCCATTTAAAATAGGCATATTGTCCCACAAAATAGCACATATATAACAGACAGCAGCCTCCCGGCCCTCTGCCTCCTGCTTTCGCATCCAGAATTTCTGCCCTCTGGCACTCTCATAGCCCTTCCCTCTGGCCCCCTTTTTCCTCCCCCTCGCCCTCCGGCCCCAGGTAGCCCCAACCGCCACCAAAGCCTTTGTTTACAAGGGGTTCCAGCCTTTTGTCTCCTTATTCTTCTCCCTATTTTTAACGGCAGAATGGCCCTGGGCAGGGCAAATCGGCCGATGGCCCCGGGGAATGCCGGGACAAGGGGCCTGGAGATTTTAGGCGCAAAAAAAGGACCCAAAGTATGGTTTTCACATACCTTAGGTCCTTATTTTTGATATTTTAGCCCCAAAATGGTGCTGTTTTGTGGGCCAACATGCCTATTTTAAGTGGCACATCAACAACAAATGTCATTGTCCAAATTAAAAGTGACAAAAAGTCCTAAAAGTCGGACATAAACAAAGGTGTGGGATTAAACAGGAATCCATTATTACTTTTTTATAGAAATCAGTAGTTCGCCATCACAGTTCCCAAGAGCCATGATCTTATCATCATCGCGGGTAAACGAAACGATCTCATCAAACACTTCAGGGGTAATCATTTCTTTTACTTCACCGTTTTCAAACATCGCTCCTAATTGAACAAAGATATTTGCATCGAGATGATAGTCGCCTGTGACAGGATCCTTAATCAAGCTAAGGATTCTTTTGGCTTCACTACTTAAGCTATCCCATTCCATATGGCATCAACCTCCCTTCTGTTTCTGGCTCTGCCTGGTCTCTGTTCAGATACGGAAACGGAGACACTGTAAAACAAAACCTCTCCTAGCATATCCGATTACTAAACTGTTCATTGATAACTGAATAAAATAGAAGAGTTTTATTTACTAATCACCTGAAACCCTGTCATACTAAAATAAAAAGGTGGTTTTTATGATCAAACATTTGCAGGACTTCTTTGAAACAAGCAACACAATCTCTACGATTTGGCTTGGCATATTAATACTAATTGATAGCTTGGCTATTCTTACTGTGCTAATAAGTGTAATAATGTTCCATGGAGATATACCTAATCTTATTCAGGTTTATTTCCGTATGTCTGTTTATGGTGTAACGGTTATCGCGCCTTTTCATCTTCTATACGAACATAAACTTCAAAAACGGATATGATATCTCTAAAACAAACCAACGATAGTCTTCTTCTACTTTGTTCAGTTATCAATGTGCTTCTGTGCAGGGCCCATTCCTTCGGTCCTGCTTTGTATTCTACTTCTCTTCTACCTTTTTGATGTCAAAGCTATAGGGGGGCCTCTTCACCAAATGTATAGAGCATGTCTTTTAGGCCGGCTTAGTGACGGCTATATCCCAGATGCAGATACGGGAACAGACTCACATCCACGGATATTTTCCTCTGAAAGAAGTTTGATCAGATTCGAGGCTCCAGTCTCCGAAAATCTTTCCCCAAACATGCTATTACGGTTGAATACAGGGGTCTTCTCTACCCAGCTGACAAAGTATTCACCCTTGCTGTTTTTTACTTTATATTCACTCATAATGTTTCCCTTCATACACTCGCCGGCTCCGCTTCTGTCCTATTCCTGGCTTAGGTACGGATGCAGAATCAGACTCTAATACATAAAAGGCTGCTCTGGCTTGTCTTTCAGCTTTATATAGATAGTTCTCTCACTGGCTTTCACTTTATAGTTTTCCAGTGTTCTTTCATATATGTCTTCTTCCATGCCAGTCACAGTTGATTGAAGGTGCAGCATATCCGTAAGCCCAACCTTTAAGAACTCCTCGATATCAGGGATATCAGAAAAACTGCTGGTTGATATGGCCCCATATAAGGTGCCGACGAGATTGCCTTCCTTTGATTTCTTGTAGGCCTCTACAATCAGGTCTTTAAATGTCCCAGCTTCCATGTGGTATATCCTCCAAGGCTCCAATTATTTCGATTAAGGTACAACAATAGTTCTGCTTATGGGTGTATTCCCAGGCCAATCCATACTCTCATGCTGTCACATAAATCGTAAAAATCCTTCATGTGTCTGTTTAATATAGCTTCTTCGTCATTATAAATCAGTTCTGAATCTTCTATATCCGGGCATGCCATCTGGATATCTTCTATCATGCTTTCGATATCATACTTCCATTCTTCTAAATCTCTTGGATCAAGCATCTTCAGCAATGATTTCAGACAAACTTCCATCTGGTTATATATTTCCACTATAGTTGTTATCGTGTCGTCTTTGTCCAGCAGTTCTCGCAGCTTCCTGCCCTGTGATTCAAGCTTATATTTCCATTTGTTCATTCGTATCCCCTCCTTATCATAGACTGATTCTGACTCCGTTCCAGGCTCTGGTTCAGGGTTCTTAGACCAGATTTATCCCTACATCACCACACAAGGACTTGAATTCAGCTTCTGTTATGATGTTTTTAGGTTCTATTTCTGTTTTGTAGTAATGGATTAAATCTAAGCCAAGACTATACTCTTTTTCTTTCTTGGATAGTTCCAGCATGCTTTTCAGTGTATAGGTTACGATTCCTATGTAAGTTTTCTTATCTAATTCCATCCTGCTCTCCTGTATGCTATGGCCTGTCTCCGGCTCTGATCCAGATACAGAATTAAAGGTCTTATTTCCGGTAGGATACATTGACATTGGAGAAAACGTATTTCCACCAGGGAACATTTGGTTGGGAATGCTTATATTCGGCCCTCAATTGCTCCAGTTCTTCCTTTGACAGGCATTCCTGAAGATAAACACTGCATTTTTTCATTTCTTCTTCGTCATTCATATGTTCTGTTCCGAAGATGTTACCACTAAAACTTGCCATGATGATGTCCTATTCCTTAATCCAGCTGTTTCCGTTTCCATTTCCGCTCCTTTTTTCCTCTTACAGAATGTCATCGCTCTAATTCTGGCTGAGATTTCGGGGCAGAGACGGACACGGAATCCATAAAACACGGTTTTTCATTTTTTATCTCTCTTTGGGCCTCATTTTCATTTTTTCGGATTTTCCGACAAAACAAAAAAGGCCCAAGATACTTTGAATTGTATCTTGGAACCTCTTTTTATGAAAAACTATCCTTTTTTAACCTTTTTTATGTCCAACTTTACGGACATTTGGTCGATTTTAATTCGGACGTTGACAACAAATTACATTCCCATCTGCTTAGCTACCTCAGCAGCAAAGTCCTCGCTCTTCTTCTCCAGACCTTCGCCGGTCTCGAAACGAATGAACTTCTTTACCTTGATGGATGCGCCGTTAGCCTTGGCTACAGCTGCAACATACTGGGAAACGCTCTGTTTGCCGTCTTCTGCCTTTACATAAACCTGGTCTAACAGACAGGTTTCTTTCAGCTCTTTGTTGATACGACCCTTTACCATGCCCTCGATGATCTTATCGTTGGCATCCGGCTTCTCATTCTTAGCTGCCGCTGTAAGGATTTCTGTCTCTTTTGCAATATAATCAGCGCTTACTTCGTCTCTGCTGGTGAACATTGGCTTTAAGGCTGCTGCCTGCATAGCCACATTCTTAGCCATATCCTTGATGTCATCGTTAACAACATCTGTCTCTACGTCTACCAGGACGCCAATCTTTCCGCCTGCATGGATATAGGATGCAACAAAACCATTTGCCTCCTCAACCTGCTCAAAACGACGGATATTCATGTTCTCACCGATAATGGCAATCTGGGAAGCAAGTGCTTCCTTTACGGACAATGTCTCGTCCTTAGCCCATCTCTCCTCCATGAATGCATCTAAATCCTTAGCGGAAGTGGTAAGCGCCTGTGCTGCAACATCTGCAACATATGTCTGGAACTTCTCGTTCTTGGCAACAAAGTCAGTCTCAGCGTTAACCTCTACGATTACAGCCTTCTTCTCATCCGCAGCTACTGCTGTAGCTACGATGCCTTCTGCTGCAATACGTCCGGCCTTCTTGGCTGCTCCGGCAAGTCCCTTTTCTCTCAGGAA
Coding sequences within:
- the tsf gene encoding translation elongation factor Ts — its product is MAAVTAAMVKELREMTGAGMMDCKKALAATDGDMEKAVEFLREKGLAGAAKKAGRIAAEGIVATAVAADEKKAVIVEVNAETDFVAKNEKFQTYVADVAAQALTTSAKDLDAFMEERWAKDETLSVKEALASQIAIIGENMNIRRFEQVEEANGFVASYIHAGGKIGVLVDVETDVVNDDIKDMAKNVAMQAAALKPMFTSRDEVSADYIAKETEILTAAAKNEKPDANDKIIEGMVKGRINKELKETCLLDQVYVKAEDGKQSVSQYVAAVAKANGASIKVKKFIRFETGEGLEKKSEDFAAEVAKQMGM